The nucleotide sequence AATTTGATAAAGCTATTGATGGAAGAATCCGAAGTATTAATCTTGAGGGTATTCAGTTTTGAAAAAGATTCCTGTCCTTGAGCTTGAACAGCTACTATTGTAAACAAAATAAAGAATATTGTTAACCAAATATGTTTCATTGTTCTATGCTTACTGCCAACGTTTATAGTCGAGTAGGCAAGGGGAATTTCACCCCAAGCCTCTCACAGAACCGTATCCGAAAGTTTTCGGGACAGGCTTTGATAGTCTCCCATCGTATGGCTCTTGTTATACAATCTAAGCGTACCGATTTCGTCACTTCCATAGAATCACCTCTTTCGAAGTTGTTTCATGTTTATATGACTCATTTGCCGTACTCCACTCCCAGTACAGGAGCTTCATCACTACTACGAGTTATTCCGCCCCTGCATAATGCACCGGTATTTTGCCTTTAGGTTGTTCCTATTGAGCATTTCCCTTTGAGAGCTGGGACTGTACCCAGCCTCATATGCAGGTTCCCAAGTTCCTTAATTGAGCCTAGATAAAGGTCATGCCGCCTGAATGACGCCCACCGTTCAGCCAGTAAACAGGTTTCCGCTGAACTCTTAACTGCACCGGCTACTGTACAGCTTTTGATGGGATGTACCAGCTTCTCGACACCTCATCAGCGGTTACGGTTAGTTCATCTCCTTTATCCTTACCTGTTATACTCGTGGTATAACTTTTCCTGAACGCTCAGCACCATAGCTCTTTACTACAGCACCTTCAGGTGGTTTGGAACCCTCTCCTGTAAGACGATTCCGGTGGGCCAACCTTACAAACGGCCTCCACCATCTCAATTAAAGTACGCAGTGTGTTTAATGCCGACACTGCTTCTTGGCACACTAGCCGATGCTGGGGATTTTTATGCAATTTCCTATCCACCGGCAGAAAGTAATATAGAGATAAAATACCTGACTTACAAGCCACAAGCCCCAGTATTGGCTACACATTGTTAGCGGTTTGTTGATTTATTCTTCGTCTTCAATTATATGTTTTAAATCTTCTTTGCTTGGTAAAACGGTTTGATATTTACTTGCAAAGATTTGTTCATTATTTTCAGGCAAGGTATATTCCACAACAGCTTGGCTCTTATTTTGGCACAGTACAATTCCTATTGTCTTATTCTCATCTGGCAGCCTCATCTCCCGGTCATAGTAGTTTACATACATCTGCATTTGACCTAAATCCTGATGTGTTAATTCTCCAATTTTTAAATCGATAAGGACGAAGCATTTTAGGATTCTATTGTAAAATACTAAGTCAATGCGAAAGTGCTTCTCATCAAAAGTTATTCTTTTTTGCCTAGCGACAAATGTAAATCCAGTGCCGAGTTCAAGTAAAAAGTGTTCTAATTTATCAATTAGTTTTTGTTCTAAATGGCTTTCTGAATAAACCGAATGTTCAGGCAAGCCAATAAATTCTAATACATAAGGGTCTTTAACCGCATCTTTAGGATGTTCAATTACTAATCCTTTTTGGGATAGTTCCAAGACCTTATCTTTATCCCTGCTTAAAGCCAAACGAGTATAAAGTGCACTATCATACTGACGTTGAAGCTCCCTCAGACTCCAATTGTTTTTAATAGATTCAATCTCATAAAATCTACGCTCTTTCTCATCATCAATCCTCATCAGTTTTAGGTAATGAGACCAACTTAACTCAAATTTGTCAGACAGTGTCTGACCTTTTGAATATATCTGGTAAAATGAACGCATTTGCTTCAGGTTGGTAACAGAAAAACCTT is from Cytophagaceae bacterium ABcell3 and encodes:
- a CDS encoding PDDEXK nuclease domain-containing protein, translating into MSGLINKQSDFFERIAGLLKQARNSVIRTINHTMVRTYFEVGKLIVEEEQNGKDRAEYGKQLIEELSIKLNQEFGKGFSVTNLKQMRSFYQIYSKGQTLSDKFELSWSHYLKLMRIDDEKERRFYEIESIKNNWSLRELQRQYDSALYTRLALSRDKDKVLELSQKGLVIEHPKDAVKDPYVLEFIGLPEHSVYSESHLEQKLIDKLEHFLLELGTGFTFVARQKRITFDEKHFRIDLVFYNRILKCFVLIDLKIGELTHQDLGQMQMYVNYYDREMRLPDENKTIGIVLCQNKSQAVVEYTLPENNEQIFASKYQTVLPSKEDLKHIIEDEE